A window of the Magnetococcales bacterium genome harbors these coding sequences:
- the rlmH gene encoding 23S rRNA (pseudouridine(1915)-N(3))-methyltransferase RlmH gives MKITLLAVGRVMPSPIRDLVEEYRERLHHFVPTRVECVAEEKRDKGMTPRQAMEREGQRLLARIPPGALVVALDASGRTLSSPELSRQMDHWLQDACSELVLLIGGPDGLDPAVKSAAAFILSLGPMTYPHMLVRVLILEQLYRAMTLLRGVPYHR, from the coding sequence ATGAAAATCACCCTCCTGGCCGTGGGGCGCGTCATGCCGTCCCCGATCCGGGATCTGGTGGAAGAGTATCGGGAGCGGTTGCATCACTTTGTCCCGACGCGGGTCGAATGCGTGGCCGAGGAGAAACGCGACAAGGGGATGACACCCCGTCAGGCCATGGAACGGGAGGGACAACGCCTGTTGGCCCGCATCCCTCCCGGCGCTTTGGTGGTGGCTTTGGACGCTTCGGGTCGGACCCTCTCCTCCCCGGAGTTGTCCCGCCAGATGGATCACTGGTTGCAGGATGCCTGTTCCGAGCTGGTGCTGCTCATCGGCGGGCCGGATGGGCTGGACCCGGCGGTCAAATCCGCCGCCGCGTTCATCCTCTCTTTGGGTCCCATGACCTATCCCCACATGCTGGTCCGGGTGTTGATCCTGGAACAACTGTACCGTGCCATGACCCTTCTGCGGGGGGTGCCGTATCACCGGTAG
- the nadD gene encoding nicotinate (nicotinamide) nucleotide adenylyltransferase, producing MTLKTGLLGGAFNPPHYGHLHPAREAMEALGLDRVVLIPTGVHPFKGPEILAPVAHRLAMVRLAVADWADFDLWEIEAASPRVSYTVETLAAWHRHFPDEEPVLLIGADISRELHLWREWWRLIELAHVCLMTRPGFSLVPDPERPALDYLERFRVAAAPDLDRQRLGRYGFFSLPVTQLDIASTELRRRLQTGENLRSLTPDAVIEHARAHGLYGCGVDSPSTLGVNLK from the coding sequence ATGACCCTGAAAACGGGTCTGTTGGGCGGCGCGTTCAATCCGCCCCATTACGGTCATCTGCACCCGGCCCGGGAGGCCATGGAGGCGTTGGGATTGGATCGGGTGGTCCTGATTCCTACCGGGGTTCACCCTTTCAAGGGACCGGAGATCCTGGCCCCGGTGGCTCACCGGTTGGCCATGGTGCGGCTGGCTGTGGCCGATTGGGCGGACTTTGATTTATGGGAGATCGAGGCCGCCTCTCCGCGGGTCTCCTATACGGTGGAAACCCTGGCTGCCTGGCATCGTCATTTCCCGGATGAGGAGCCTGTGTTGTTGATCGGGGCCGATATCTCCCGTGAATTGCATCTGTGGCGGGAGTGGTGGCGTTTGATCGAACTGGCCCATGTCTGTCTCATGACCCGTCCCGGTTTTTCCCTGGTCCCGGATCCGGAGCGTCCGGCTTTGGACTACCTGGAGCGGTTCCGGGTGGCTGCGGCGCCGGATTTGGATCGGCAACGGCTAGGTCGTTATGGATTTTTTTCATTGCCGGTCACCCAGCTCGACATCGCCTCCACGGAGCTGCGGCGGCGACTGCAAACCGGTGAAAACCTGCGTTCCCTGACCCCGGATGCGGTGATCGAACACGCCCGTGCCCATGGTCTTTATGGCTGCGGCGTGGATTCCCCTTCAACCCTTGGAGTGAACCTTAAGTGA
- a CDS encoding glutamate-5-semialdehyde dehydrogenase has product MERIGQKARAAARIMAAIDGKARNLALARMAEQLVSDREALQAANALDLAAAQANGLQPAMIDRLRLTDKVIQSMADGVREVAALPDPVGEITEMKPRPNGMLVGRMRVPLGVIGIIYESRPNVTADAAALCVKSGNAVILRGGSEAIHSNRAIAQRLALGLSAAGLPADAVQFIDTTDRAAVGALLQCDRHVDIIIPRGGKGLIRRVMEESRIPVIKHLDGICHTYVDRYADLEMAEALTFNGKMQRTGVCNATETLLVHQAVAAEFLPRVCRLLSEAGCELRGCDQTRALVGTAAPVVPVGPEDYDTEYLDAILSIRVVATLDEALTHIDAHSSRHTETIVTRDHPRAMRFLREVDSSAVMVNASTRFNDGFQFGLGAEMGISTDKLHVRGPVGLEGLTCLKYIVLGDGQLRQ; this is encoded by the coding sequence ATGGAACGAATCGGCCAAAAGGCCCGCGCGGCAGCCCGTATCATGGCGGCCATCGACGGCAAGGCCAGAAATCTCGCCCTGGCCCGCATGGCCGAACAGCTTGTGTCCGACCGGGAGGCGTTGCAGGCCGCCAATGCCCTGGATTTGGCCGCAGCCCAGGCCAATGGCTTGCAGCCGGCCATGATCGACCGCTTGCGCCTCACCGACAAGGTAATCCAGTCCATGGCCGACGGGGTGCGGGAAGTGGCGGCGTTGCCGGATCCGGTGGGGGAGATCACCGAGATGAAACCCCGACCCAATGGCATGCTGGTGGGTCGGATGCGGGTTCCTTTGGGGGTGATCGGCATCATCTACGAGTCCCGTCCCAACGTCACCGCCGATGCGGCGGCGTTGTGCGTCAAGTCGGGCAACGCCGTGATCCTGCGGGGCGGCTCGGAGGCGATCCATTCCAATCGCGCCATCGCCCAACGTCTGGCCCTGGGATTGAGCGCCGCCGGCTTGCCCGCCGACGCGGTGCAGTTCATCGACACCACCGACCGGGCCGCCGTGGGGGCGTTGCTCCAGTGCGACCGCCATGTGGATATCATCATTCCCCGGGGGGGCAAGGGGTTGATCCGTCGTGTCATGGAGGAGTCCCGCATCCCGGTGATCAAACATCTGGATGGCATCTGTCACACCTACGTGGACCGCTACGCCGATCTGGAGATGGCCGAAGCGTTGACCTTCAATGGCAAGATGCAGCGGACCGGCGTGTGCAACGCCACCGAGACTTTGTTGGTGCATCAGGCCGTGGCCGCGGAATTTTTGCCCCGGGTCTGCCGTCTGTTGAGCGAGGCGGGTTGTGAGCTGCGGGGCTGCGATCAGACCCGTGCCCTGGTGGGGACAGCGGCCCCGGTGGTGCCGGTGGGCCCGGAAGATTACGATACCGAATATCTGGACGCGATTTTGTCCATCCGCGTGGTCGCCACCCTGGATGAGGCTCTGACCCACATCGACGCCCACTCTTCCCGCCATACCGAAACCATCGTCACCCGGGATCACCCCCGCGCCATGCGGTTTTTGCGGGAGGTGGACTCCTCGGCGGTCATGGTCAATGCCTCCACCCGTTTCAACGACGGCTTCCAGTTCGGCCTCGGCGCGGAAATGGGCATTTCCACCGACAAGCTGCATGTCCGGGGTCCGGTGGGGCTGGAAGGGTTGACCTGTCTGAAATACATCGTGCTTGGGGACGGTCAATTGCGCCAATGA
- a CDS encoding glutamate 5-kinase, with protein sequence MERLHREWREVVQARRIVVKIGSNLLTGGGEGLRPDWIAARAKEIVALMATGRRVVVVTSGAVAAGRPLLKLNRPLVSVQEKQAAAAAGQGVLMRHYEEAFDTLGVHVAQALLTRDDVENRQRYLNARDTLKTLLELGLVPIVNENDTVMTDQLKFGDNDTLSANVADLVDADLLILLSDIDGLYDSNPRIDPSARFIPLVERVTPEIESMAGGVGSLVGKGGMATKIKAARMAARSGCRMVLTSGFREDPISEVFAATPVGTLFLGLENPLPARKRWIVNARVGRGEILLDAGASAALLQGKSLLAKGITDVLGDFARGAVVHCQSPDGQEVAKGIVNYNSSDLACIAGRHSRQFEGVLGYLGAEEVIHRDNLVLTRELRVSAAIQQE encoded by the coding sequence ATGGAACGCCTGCACCGGGAGTGGCGTGAGGTGGTCCAGGCCCGGCGCATCGTGGTCAAGATCGGCTCCAATCTCCTGACCGGCGGAGGCGAGGGTCTGCGGCCCGACTGGATCGCGGCCCGGGCCAAAGAGATCGTCGCGCTCATGGCCACCGGACGCCGGGTGGTGGTGGTCACCTCCGGGGCCGTGGCGGCGGGTCGTCCCTTGCTCAAGCTCAATCGTCCCCTGGTCTCGGTGCAGGAAAAACAGGCCGCCGCCGCTGCCGGACAAGGGGTGTTGATGCGCCACTACGAAGAGGCGTTCGATACCCTGGGCGTCCATGTGGCCCAGGCCCTGCTCACCCGCGACGACGTGGAAAACCGGCAGCGCTACCTCAACGCCCGGGACACCCTGAAAACCCTGCTGGAATTGGGACTGGTTCCCATCGTCAACGAAAATGACACGGTGATGACCGACCAGTTGAAGTTCGGCGACAACGATACCCTTTCGGCCAACGTGGCCGATTTGGTGGATGCGGATCTGCTGATTCTGCTCTCCGACATCGATGGACTCTACGACAGCAATCCCCGCATCGACCCTTCCGCCCGGTTCATCCCTCTGGTGGAGCGGGTCACCCCCGAAATCGAATCCATGGCCGGCGGTGTCGGCTCGCTGGTGGGCAAGGGTGGCATGGCCACCAAGATCAAGGCCGCCCGCATGGCCGCCCGCAGCGGTTGTCGCATGGTTTTGACCAGCGGTTTCCGGGAAGATCCCATCTCCGAGGTGTTTGCCGCGACTCCGGTGGGTACCTTGTTTCTGGGCCTGGAAAATCCTCTGCCCGCCCGCAAGCGTTGGATCGTCAATGCCCGCGTGGGGCGGGGGGAGATCCTGCTGGACGCCGGCGCCTCGGCGGCTTTGCTCCAGGGCAAAAGCCTGCTGGCCAAGGGGATCACCGACGTGCTGGGGGATTTCGCCCGTGGCGCGGTGGTCCATTGCCAGTCGCCAGATGGGCAGGAGGTGGCCAAGGGCATCGTCAATTACAACAGCAGCGATCTCGCCTGCATCGCCGGACGTCACAGCCGACAGTTCGAGGGGGTTTTGGGATACCTCGGGGCCGAGGAGGTGATCCACCGGGACAACCTGGTCCTGACACGGGAGTTGCGGGTTTCCGCCGCCATTCAACAGGAGTGA
- the obgE gene encoding GTPase ObgE yields MRFLDEVKIFVRSGDGGSGSASFRREKYVPLGGPDGGDGGRGGDVILVADPHLNTLIDFRYQQHFKAKRGVHGMGKCRTGASASNLEIRVPVGTVARDDVDGSILCDLWQADQRFVIAPGGRGGLGNTHFKTSVNRAPRQFQPGEPGVERWIWLELKLLADVGLTGMPNAGKSTLLSKVSAARPKIADYPFTTLVPNLGVVRSGDSDGFVMADIPGLVEGAEAGKGLGRAFLKHVERCPLLLHLVDASPMAEGKPLARYRMIEQELAAYSPALAAKPRWAVLTKCDLLDLDARKKIFKKFRKRLKGEVEEIFWISAVTGEGIEALIHALAKRVRSARVEREPDRYYAPLDDAPTKAGRNSERHGLEEDDRDEDGDEDGVECVWAR; encoded by the coding sequence ATGCGCTTTCTGGATGAGGTCAAGATTTTCGTTCGCTCCGGCGATGGTGGCAGCGGTTCCGCTTCCTTCCGTCGGGAAAAATATGTTCCGCTCGGCGGCCCGGACGGCGGCGACGGCGGTCGCGGCGGGGATGTGATCCTCGTGGCCGACCCCCATCTCAATACCCTGATCGATTTCCGCTATCAGCAACATTTCAAGGCCAAACGGGGTGTCCACGGCATGGGCAAGTGCCGTACCGGCGCTTCGGCCTCCAACCTGGAAATCCGTGTGCCCGTGGGCACCGTGGCCCGCGACGACGTCGATGGCTCGATCCTGTGCGATTTATGGCAGGCGGATCAACGATTTGTCATCGCTCCTGGCGGTCGTGGTGGCTTGGGCAATACCCATTTCAAGACCTCCGTCAATCGCGCCCCCCGACAGTTCCAGCCCGGTGAACCCGGTGTGGAACGCTGGATCTGGCTGGAATTGAAACTCCTGGCGGATGTGGGGCTGACCGGCATGCCCAACGCGGGCAAATCCACACTGCTTTCCAAGGTTTCCGCCGCCCGTCCCAAGATCGCCGACTATCCGTTTACCACCCTGGTGCCCAATCTGGGTGTGGTACGCTCCGGTGACTCGGATGGCTTCGTCATGGCCGACATTCCCGGATTGGTGGAAGGGGCCGAGGCGGGCAAAGGTCTGGGGCGCGCCTTCTTGAAACACGTCGAGCGCTGTCCGCTGCTGCTGCATCTGGTGGACGCCTCCCCCATGGCCGAAGGCAAACCTTTGGCCCGCTACCGCATGATCGAACAGGAACTGGCCGCCTATTCGCCAGCCCTGGCCGCCAAGCCCCGCTGGGCCGTGTTGACCAAATGCGATCTGCTGGACCTGGACGCCCGCAAGAAGATTTTCAAGAAATTCCGCAAACGGCTGAAAGGGGAGGTCGAGGAGATCTTCTGGATTTCGGCGGTCACCGGAGAGGGGATCGAGGCGTTGATCCATGCCCTCGCCAAGCGGGTACGCAGCGCCCGGGTCGAACGGGAACCGGACCGCTATTACGCCCCCCTCGATGACGCCCCCACCAAGGCGGGTCGGAACAGCGAGCGTCACGGGCTGGAGGAAGACGATCGGGATGAGGATGGAGACGAGGATGGCGTCGAGTGCGTCTGGGCTCGATGA
- the rpmA gene encoding 50S ribosomal protein L27: protein MAHKKAGGSTRNGRDSIGRRLGVKRYGGQKVIPGNILIRQRGSEVYPGEGVGMGRDFTLFALVEGVVAFGERNNRRYIHVVAA, encoded by the coding sequence ATGGCACACAAAAAAGCGGGTGGTAGTACCCGCAACGGACGCGACTCCATTGGACGCCGGCTGGGCGTCAAACGCTACGGCGGGCAGAAAGTCATACCGGGCAACATCCTCATCCGTCAACGGGGCTCCGAAGTCTATCCGGGCGAAGGCGTTGGCATGGGACGCGACTTCACCCTGTTCGCCCTGGTGGAAGGGGTCGTGGCCTTTGGCGAACGGAACAACCGTCGCTATATCCACGTGGTGGCCGCCTGA
- the rplU gene encoding 50S ribosomal protein L21: MYAVVRTGGKQYKVAVNDVVRVEKLPGEEGESVQLTDVLLVADEGSLKTGNEISGSQVTGTILRQFKDKKVLVFKKKRRKNYRRAHGHRQQLTELRVTGITA, encoded by the coding sequence ATGTATGCAGTGGTCCGCACAGGCGGAAAACAATATAAAGTGGCGGTCAATGATGTCGTGCGCGTCGAAAAACTGCCTGGAGAAGAGGGTGAATCGGTGCAACTGACCGACGTGCTGCTCGTGGCAGACGAAGGCAGTCTCAAGACCGGAAACGAAATCTCCGGCAGCCAAGTGACCGGCACCATCTTGCGCCAGTTCAAGGACAAAAAGGTCTTGGTCTTCAAGAAAAAACGGCGCAAGAATTATCGCCGCGCCCATGGCCATCGGCAGCAGTTGACCGAACTGCGCGTCACCGGCATCACGGCGTAA
- the maf gene encoding septum formation protein Maf — MLLRQIGLDPEVWPPHVDESVHPGEDPAAYVARMALTKARAALESGVDLVVGADTAVVCDLEILGKPSGPEEAARMLARLGGRDHRVMTGVAVCSAAEPVGRVRVVETMVRFKNLTHKEIRAYVATGEPLDKAGAYGIQGVGAFLVERVEGSYSGVVGLPIFETLELLRNFGLTFSGPE, encoded by the coding sequence ATGCTGTTGCGACAGATCGGACTCGATCCCGAGGTGTGGCCGCCCCATGTGGATGAATCCGTGCATCCGGGCGAGGATCCCGCCGCCTATGTGGCCCGCATGGCCCTGACCAAGGCCCGCGCCGCTTTGGAGTCGGGGGTGGATCTGGTGGTGGGGGCGGATACCGCCGTGGTGTGCGATTTGGAAATCCTTGGAAAACCCTCCGGACCCGAAGAGGCGGCCCGGATGCTCGCCCGTCTGGGGGGGCGGGACCATCGGGTGATGACCGGAGTCGCGGTCTGCTCTGCCGCCGAACCTGTGGGCCGGGTGCGGGTGGTGGAGACGATGGTACGTTTCAAGAATTTGACGCATAAGGAAATCCGCGCCTACGTCGCCACCGGTGAACCCCTCGACAAGGCGGGCGCGTATGGGATTCAGGGGGTCGGCGCCTTTCTGGTCGAGCGGGTGGAAGGATCGTATTCCGGAGTGGTGGGCCTGCCCATCTTTGAAACCCTGGAATTGTTGCGGAATTTTGGGTTGACATTTTCTGGTCCAGAGTGA
- a CDS encoding polyprenyl synthetase family protein, protein MKPSSQSNLPPVLKRLGELIGPDLERTNAIILEQLNSQVELIPKMGAHIIESGGKRLRPVLTLLTARLFGYAGDDDALLAAVVEFIHTATLLHDDVVDKSNTRRGRATANSVWGSKAPVLVGDYLFSRSFQILVAHGDLKVLRIIADACAVISEGEVMQLVATNDLATSEAHYLEVVQRKTATLFAAAAQIGAVLNHRSPAEEQALALYGMLLGKAYQVVDDALDYSATNEVLGKSVGDDFQDGKITLPVIHAYRHGSEEERLFWSACLERREFPEGALRRAIQLVRERGSLDYAMQRAKAFAAEAKAQLADLPDTPEREAMAMLADFSVERSY, encoded by the coding sequence ATGAAACCGTCATCCCAATCCAATCTGCCGCCGGTCCTGAAACGCCTGGGTGAACTGATCGGACCGGATCTGGAGCGGACCAACGCGATCATCCTGGAACAATTGAACTCCCAGGTGGAGTTGATCCCGAAGATGGGGGCCCACATCATCGAAAGCGGGGGCAAACGTCTCCGTCCGGTGCTGACCCTGTTGACCGCCCGTCTGTTCGGATACGCCGGGGACGACGACGCCCTACTAGCCGCCGTGGTGGAGTTCATCCACACCGCCACCTTGCTGCACGACGACGTGGTGGACAAATCCAACACCCGCCGGGGACGGGCCACCGCCAACTCGGTCTGGGGCAGCAAGGCTCCGGTGCTGGTGGGGGATTATCTGTTTTCCCGTTCGTTTCAGATTCTGGTCGCCCATGGAGACCTGAAAGTATTACGCATCATCGCCGACGCCTGCGCGGTCATCTCCGAAGGCGAGGTGATGCAACTGGTGGCCACCAACGATCTGGCCACCAGCGAAGCCCACTATCTGGAAGTGGTCCAACGCAAAACCGCCACCCTGTTCGCCGCCGCCGCCCAGATCGGAGCCGTGCTCAATCACCGCTCCCCCGCCGAGGAACAAGCCCTGGCCCTCTACGGCATGCTGCTGGGCAAGGCCTATCAGGTGGTGGACGACGCCCTGGACTATTCGGCCACCAACGAGGTGCTGGGCAAAAGCGTAGGCGATGACTTCCAGGATGGCAAGATCACCCTGCCGGTGATCCACGCCTATCGCCACGGCAGCGAAGAGGAACGCCTCTTCTGGTCCGCCTGTCTGGAACGCAGGGAGTTCCCGGAAGGTGCCTTGCGCCGCGCCATTCAACTGGTGCGGGAACGGGGTTCCCTGGATTACGCCATGCAACGGGCCAAAGCCTTCGCCGCCGAAGCCAAAGCCCAACTGGCCGACCTGCCCGATACCCCGGAACGAGAAGCCATGGCCATGCTGGCGGATTTTTCTGTGGAACGCAGCTATTGA
- a CDS encoding TOBE domain-containing protein, with product MKTSARNQFPGRIQQITIGAVNAEVILNIGGEDSLAAIITKTSVEQLGLAPGVEAYAMVKASWVILTTDDTVQTSARNRLCGIVSRCVEGAVNGEVILELPGGQSVVAIITNDSIRTLGLKNGMRACALIKSSHIILAVHD from the coding sequence ATGAAAACCAGCGCACGCAACCAGTTTCCAGGCCGAATCCAGCAGATCACCATCGGGGCGGTCAATGCCGAGGTGATTCTCAATATCGGCGGCGAGGACTCCCTGGCCGCCATCATCACCAAAACCAGTGTGGAGCAGTTGGGACTGGCGCCGGGGGTGGAAGCGTATGCCATGGTGAAGGCCTCCTGGGTGATTCTCACCACCGACGACACCGTGCAAACCAGTGCGCGCAACCGACTGTGCGGCATCGTTTCCCGATGCGTCGAAGGCGCGGTGAACGGTGAAGTGATCCTGGAGCTGCCAGGAGGCCAATCGGTGGTGGCCATCATCACCAATGACAGCATACGCACGTTGGGACTGAAAAACGGCATGCGCGCCTGCGCGCTCATCAAATCATCCCACATCATCCTGGCGGTCCACGATTGA
- the modA gene encoding molybdate ABC transporter substrate-binding protein, whose product MKIHILLSALLWSGSALAGEVQVAVAANFTAPAKQIAADFEKETGHKATLSFGATGKFHTQIKNGAPFEVLLAADTTTPAKLEQEGDAVTGSRFTYAIGQLVLWSSKPGVVDDTGSVLKTGTFTHLAIADPKLAPYGAAAMETLAALKCLESVQSKFVQAENIAQAHQFVASGNAELGFVALSQVMKAGKITDGSAWIVPAPLHQPIRQDTVLLNKGKTNAAAQAWMDHLKSDKAKTVILSYGYTL is encoded by the coding sequence ATGAAAATTCACATCCTGTTGAGTGCGCTCCTGTGGTCCGGTTCCGCGTTGGCCGGGGAGGTCCAGGTGGCGGTGGCGGCCAATTTCACCGCGCCCGCCAAACAGATCGCGGCAGACTTTGAAAAAGAGACCGGACACAAAGCCACCCTCTCTTTTGGGGCGACGGGAAAATTCCATACCCAGATCAAAAACGGCGCCCCCTTCGAGGTGCTGCTGGCCGCCGACACCACGACCCCCGCCAAGTTGGAACAAGAAGGGGACGCGGTGACAGGCAGTCGCTTCACCTATGCCATCGGCCAACTGGTGCTATGGTCGTCGAAACCGGGGGTGGTGGACGACACCGGTTCCGTCCTGAAAACCGGTACTTTCACCCATCTGGCCATCGCGGATCCGAAACTGGCCCCCTACGGCGCCGCAGCCATGGAAACCCTCGCCGCGTTGAAATGTCTGGAATCCGTGCAATCCAAGTTCGTTCAGGCCGAAAATATTGCCCAGGCCCATCAGTTCGTGGCCTCCGGCAACGCGGAACTGGGATTCGTGGCCTTGTCCCAGGTGATGAAAGCGGGCAAAATAACCGATGGTTCCGCCTGGATCGTTCCGGCTCCTCTCCACCAACCGATCCGTCAGGACACGGTGCTGCTCAACAAGGGTAAAACCAACGCCGCCGCCCAGGCCTGGATGGACCATCTCAAAAGCGACAAGGCGAAAACCGTGATCCTCTCCTACGGCTACACACTTTAA
- the modB gene encoding molybdate ABC transporter permease subunit has product MPDSADLAAIRLTLELATVTTLLLLLLGTPLAWWLARTRSHWKKTVGAVVALPLVLPPTVLGFYLLITMGPDGPIGRLTQALGLGLLPFTFPGLVVASFLYSLPFVVQPIQNAFETMGNRPLEVAATLRASPLDAFFTVAIPLARPGFLSAAILGFAHTVGEFGVVLMMGGNIPGVTRVVSVQIYSHVEAMEYSHAHWLSGGMVVFAFVVLLALQSQRPARRS; this is encoded by the coding sequence ATGCCTGATTCCGCCGATCTGGCTGCCATCCGGCTGACCCTGGAACTGGCCACCGTCACCACGCTGCTGCTGCTGCTGTTGGGCACGCCGTTGGCGTGGTGGCTGGCTCGTACCCGCTCCCACTGGAAAAAAACCGTAGGCGCGGTGGTCGCCCTGCCGTTGGTGCTGCCCCCCACGGTGCTGGGATTTTATCTGCTGATCACCATGGGACCGGATGGTCCGATCGGGCGTTTGACTCAGGCATTGGGGTTGGGATTGTTGCCTTTCACCTTTCCGGGACTGGTGGTGGCCTCGTTTCTTTACTCCCTGCCGTTTGTCGTGCAACCGATCCAAAACGCCTTCGAGACCATGGGCAATCGCCCTCTGGAGGTGGCCGCCACCCTGCGGGCCTCGCCGCTGGACGCCTTTTTCACCGTGGCCATTCCCCTGGCCCGACCCGGATTTCTGAGCGCGGCCATTCTGGGATTCGCCCATACCGTGGGAGAGTTCGGCGTGGTGCTGATGATGGGGGGCAACATTCCCGGCGTGACCCGGGTGGTCTCGGTGCAGATCTATTCCCACGTCGAGGCGATGGAGTACAGCCATGCCCACTGGCTGTCGGGAGGTATGGTGGTCTTTGCCTTTGTGGTGCTGCTGGCGCTCCAGAGCCAACGCCCGGCGCGGCGATCATGA
- the modC gene encoding molybdenum ABC transporter ATP-binding protein, which translates to MMTIEARFSLSWPGFSLKVDLQCPGKGVTALFGRSGSGKTTLLRAIAGLERVEGGRLVVNGEVWQEQRLFLPTHRRPLGYVFQEASLFPHLSVRGNLEYGRRRADGGDGSHFEAIIALLGIENLLERGAERLSGGERQRVAMARALLTRPRILLMDEPLAALDQERKNEILPYLEQLHAELAIPMLYVSHSPDEVARLADHLVVLEAGRVVGAGPLTEMLARLDLPIRLGEDAGVVLEARVVQRDPQWHLAQVAFPGGTLWVRDKGLPVGQAVRVRILARDVSLALHCITGTSIINTVSVVVTGLGEDAHPAHCLVRLDANGTPLVARITRRSAAALKLEPHRRVWAQIKGVALIT; encoded by the coding sequence ATCATGACCATCGAGGCGCGCTTTTCCCTCTCCTGGCCCGGTTTTTCGCTGAAAGTTGATCTCCAATGCCCCGGCAAAGGGGTGACCGCACTGTTCGGACGCTCCGGCTCGGGCAAAACCACCCTGCTGCGCGCCATCGCCGGTCTGGAACGGGTGGAAGGGGGACGGCTGGTGGTCAACGGCGAAGTGTGGCAGGAACAACGACTGTTTCTGCCGACCCACCGGCGTCCTTTGGGTTATGTCTTTCAGGAGGCGAGTCTGTTTCCCCATCTTTCCGTGCGGGGCAATCTGGAGTACGGCAGACGTCGCGCCGACGGGGGGGATGGGAGCCATTTCGAGGCCATCATCGCCTTGCTGGGTATCGAAAATTTGCTGGAGCGGGGAGCGGAACGTCTTTCGGGGGGAGAGCGGCAACGGGTCGCCATGGCCCGGGCCCTGCTGACCCGACCCCGCATCCTGTTGATGGATGAACCCCTGGCCGCTTTGGATCAGGAACGCAAAAACGAAATCCTGCCCTACCTGGAACAACTGCACGCCGAACTGGCCATTCCGATGCTTTACGTAAGCCACTCCCCGGACGAAGTGGCCCGGCTCGCGGATCATCTGGTGGTGCTGGAGGCCGGACGGGTGGTGGGGGCAGGACCGTTGACGGAGATGCTCGCCCGGCTGGATCTGCCCATCCGTCTGGGAGAGGATGCGGGGGTGGTGCTGGAGGCGCGGGTGGTGCAGCGGGATCCACAATGGCATCTGGCCCAGGTGGCCTTTCCGGGGGGAACCCTGTGGGTGCGGGACAAGGGTCTACCTGTCGGTCAGGCGGTACGGGTACGCATTCTGGCCCGGGATGTGAGTCTGGCCTTGCACTGTATCACCGGCACCAGCATCATCAACACCGTGTCGGTGGTGGTGACAGGTCTGGGGGAAGACGCCCATCCGGCCCACTGTCTGGTACGCCTCGACGCCAACGGCACTCCGTTGGTGGCGCGGATCACCCGACGTTCCGCCGCCGCCTTGAAACTCGAACCCCACCGCCGGGTATGGGCGCAGATCAAGGGCGTGGCCCTGATCACCTGA